One genomic region from Spirosoma sp. KCTC 42546 encodes:
- a CDS encoding alpha-1,2-fucosyltransferase, with protein sequence MIISRITSGLGNQLFQYAVGRHLSLKNKTPLYADLSYYLHQYSDDTSRSFKLGNFSAPYRILQESPVEYMSKATKLLPNRSLKPFFLFLKEKQFHFDEQVLRSHAGCLILEGFWQSEAYFKGSADIIRRDLQLSTTPSPEFDQYLQQIRATPAPVSIHVRRGDYVNHPEFSKTFGFIGLDYYKKAIRHITKEIKNPHFFVFSDDKEWVRENLPLPGDSTFVQNTGPTGDVADLVLMSHCKHHIIANSSFSWWGAWLNPNPDKLVITPSNWYKDKPDWDTKDLLPATWLSL encoded by the coding sequence ATGATTATCAGCAGGATAACAAGTGGCTTGGGGAATCAACTTTTTCAGTATGCGGTGGGTCGTCACCTCTCCCTGAAAAACAAGACTCCTTTATACGCAGACTTAAGTTATTATTTACATCAGTACAGTGATGACACCTCGCGTTCGTTTAAGCTTGGCAACTTTTCGGCCCCCTACCGAATCCTCCAGGAGTCGCCGGTCGAGTATATGTCTAAGGCTACAAAACTCTTGCCAAACCGCAGCCTGAAACCTTTTTTTTTATTTCTGAAGGAGAAACAATTCCACTTCGACGAACAGGTACTCCGGTCTCATGCGGGTTGTCTTATTCTGGAAGGATTCTGGCAATCAGAAGCCTATTTTAAAGGCAGTGCCGATATCATTCGGCGCGATTTACAGTTGAGCACCACCCCCAGCCCTGAATTTGATCAGTACCTGCAGCAGATTCGGGCTACCCCAGCTCCGGTTTCCATTCACGTTCGTCGGGGTGATTACGTAAACCACCCTGAGTTCAGTAAAACGTTCGGCTTTATTGGGCTCGACTATTACAAGAAGGCCATTCGGCACATCACGAAGGAAATTAAAAATCCTCACTTTTTCGTCTTCAGCGACGATAAAGAATGGGTTCGGGAGAATTTGCCTTTACCGGGTGATAGCACATTTGTTCAGAACACCGGCCCAACCGGCGATGTGGCCGATCTGGTGTTAATGAGCCACTGTAAGCACCACATTATTGCCAATAGCTCATTCAGCTGGTGGGGGGCCTGGCTAAATCCTAACCCCGATAAACTGGTGATCACGCCCAGCAACTGGTATAAAGACAAACCCGACTGGGATACGAAAGATTTGCTACCCGCAACCTGGTTATCGCTCTAA
- a CDS encoding gliding motility-associated C-terminal domain-containing protein, with product MSGHESALYWISFVLILLTSSAVCQAQCSVGSIICETFGTGVRGALPAGQTNFTYRPITCPGDGEYNLMDTVSGGCHGDAWHQVREDHTANDVRGNMFVVNASYQPSAFYSQQVAGLCPGVTYEFSLWALNLNKIMEAGDCDGYSLRNPIIVMRIEQTDGTLIKEVTQPAVPRTTTATWVQLTMQFAIQTNTDAIVVKLINNGLGGCGNDLAIDDIGFRPVHPDLTIQLPTTTATQTTVCADTRLTLTVGTATGYPNPVYLWQQSRDNSNWTAAPGSGQTTYTINPVLAGRTYYRLRNTQQINESAVGRAQCSAESNVLIVDGRPDAPFNLGDDLTLCEGTSLTLTIPDALPNGTTFVWSNQSTNRQVTVNSTGAYWLETNLAGCTYRDTVSVTAQNCHLEDIYIPDAFSPNGDLLNDQLVVRHAGRFTSYLFRVYDRWGSLIFVSRDADYSWDGTFHNQACISGIYAWTIQYSILNLVNQERYFTRSGRVMLVR from the coding sequence ATGTCCGGGCATGAATCAGCTCTTTACTGGATTTCCTTCGTATTGATTCTGCTAACCAGCAGCGCAGTATGTCAGGCACAATGCAGTGTTGGGTCGATTATTTGCGAAACGTTTGGCACGGGTGTACGCGGTGCCTTACCAGCAGGACAAACAAACTTTACGTATAGACCGATTACGTGCCCAGGCGATGGCGAATACAACCTAATGGACACGGTATCTGGCGGTTGCCATGGTGATGCCTGGCATCAGGTGAGAGAAGATCACACAGCAAATGATGTTCGGGGTAATATGTTTGTCGTCAATGCGTCCTATCAGCCCAGCGCATTTTATAGCCAGCAGGTGGCGGGTCTTTGTCCGGGCGTTACATACGAGTTTTCACTTTGGGCCTTGAATTTGAATAAGATTATGGAAGCAGGCGACTGTGATGGATACAGTCTTCGTAATCCAATTATTGTTATGCGGATTGAACAGACAGACGGAACACTTATTAAAGAAGTTACCCAGCCAGCTGTTCCTCGCACAACAACAGCTACCTGGGTTCAACTAACTATGCAATTCGCGATTCAGACAAATACGGATGCTATTGTTGTCAAACTGATCAACAATGGTCTCGGCGGATGTGGCAATGATCTGGCAATTGACGATATTGGATTTCGCCCGGTTCATCCAGACCTGACAATTCAACTTCCAACGACAACGGCTACTCAAACCACCGTATGCGCTGATACACGCCTAACCTTAACTGTAGGTACGGCTACCGGTTACCCGAATCCAGTTTATTTATGGCAGCAAAGTCGGGATAATAGCAACTGGACAGCCGCGCCGGGTTCTGGTCAGACTACCTATACCATTAATCCGGTTCTGGCGGGGCGAACCTATTATCGGCTTCGTAACACGCAGCAGATCAATGAGTCGGCTGTGGGGCGGGCGCAGTGTTCGGCGGAATCAAACGTATTGATTGTTGATGGGAGGCCGGATGCGCCATTTAATCTGGGAGATGATTTGACCCTTTGTGAGGGAACTTCGCTGACGTTAACGATTCCGGATGCCTTACCCAACGGTACCACCTTTGTCTGGTCAAACCAAAGCACTAACCGGCAAGTAACGGTCAATTCAACTGGAGCTTACTGGCTCGAAACGAATCTGGCGGGTTGTACCTATCGGGATACGGTTTCGGTGACGGCCCAGAACTGCCACCTGGAAGATATTTATATTCCGGATGCCTTTTCACCAAACGGCGATTTACTAAACGATCAGTTAGTTGTTCGGCACGCAGGCCGGTTTACTTCCTATCTGTTTCGGGTCTATGACCGATGGGGAAGTTTGATTTTTGTGAGTAGAGATGCTGATTACTCCTGGGATGGAACATTTCATAACCAAGCCTGTATCTCAGGCATTTATGCCTGGACCATTCAGTATAGTATTCTAAATTTAGTAAATCAGGAGCGGTATTTCACCCGAAGTGGTCGGGTTATGCTGGTTCGTTAA
- a CDS encoding glycosyltransferase family 2 protein has protein sequence MNAISCSVLVATYNRPAALELCLVSLFEQRQLPTEIIVCDDGSSIQTGQLIERLKQLSPVPLLHVWQPDEGFRLARIRNLGFAMAKGAYIIQLDGDVILHPLFVQDHLYHAQPSYFFSGNQFKLSADSTQQLLTEPSLSLNALLRQSHWHWSSLRVLTLQKFIARFYHWGTHYKYVLGCNMGFWRQDLVRVNGYDEQFLGWGWEDTELALRLINRGINLRFIRLGAIQYHLYHPTASRGQEDINRARAMHTLHQKLTGCQKGLQQHLQQLESPLSNEAELG, from the coding sequence ATGAATGCCATTTCCTGTAGTGTATTAGTAGCTACCTATAATCGCCCAGCTGCACTGGAACTGTGTTTAGTGAGCCTGTTTGAGCAGCGTCAGTTACCAACTGAAATCATTGTCTGCGACGATGGGTCTTCCATACAGACGGGACAACTCATTGAACGACTGAAGCAGTTAAGTCCTGTTCCCCTGCTGCATGTATGGCAGCCCGATGAGGGGTTTCGGCTTGCCCGGATCCGTAATCTGGGCTTTGCGATGGCTAAAGGCGCTTATATTATTCAACTGGATGGTGATGTGATCTTACATCCTCTTTTTGTGCAGGATCACCTGTATCATGCTCAACCCAGTTACTTCTTTTCAGGAAATCAGTTCAAGTTATCTGCCGATAGTACCCAACAACTATTAACAGAACCATCCTTATCCCTTAACGCTTTGTTACGTCAATCTCATTGGCATTGGAGTAGTCTACGCGTATTGACACTCCAAAAATTCATAGCCCGATTTTATCATTGGGGCACGCACTATAAATACGTGCTGGGCTGTAATATGGGATTCTGGCGACAGGATCTGGTTCGGGTAAATGGCTATGACGAACAATTTTTAGGCTGGGGTTGGGAAGATACCGAACTCGCCCTGCGGTTGATCAATCGGGGAATTAACCTACGTTTTATCCGGCTTGGTGCTATTCAGTATCATCTATACCACCCAACGGCCTCACGTGGTCAGGAAGATATAAATCGAGCCCGAGCCATGCATACACTCCACCAAAAACTAACCGGTTGTCAAAAAGGCTTACAGCAACATCTGCAACAGCTAGAATCGCCTTTAAGCAATGAGGCAGAATTAGGGTAG
- a CDS encoding glycosyltransferase family 1 protein — protein MTKVFIDHQKFSTQKYGGISRYFANIIEGIKHTEDITYQLGVLHAKNHYLQNEPLAMKGALSDQIMNKHEKLDILANKFYCERILKKNEFDVFHPTYYDPYFLNLLKKPLVITIHDLTYERLPEYFWAQDPLTQQKRLNIERADAIIAISNTTRKDLLHFFNVDPAKVFTIYHGIELDTPLQFQPVPHLPERYVLFVGDRSGYKNFYLFMNAIQPLMLDMPDLNVVLTGGGKVEVADQEFLMRLGLTDRVRHINATDEQLNYLYQNTQLFVYPSLYEGFGLPILEAFKAKCPILLSDTDCFREVAADAAVYFKSTDLNDLTSKLSSTLADSALRAKLVELGSQRLKSFPLKKSIDKTLDVYRSLA, from the coding sequence ATGACGAAGGTATTCATCGATCACCAGAAATTTAGCACCCAAAAGTACGGCGGTATCAGCCGCTACTTTGCCAACATCATTGAAGGTATCAAGCACACTGAGGACATCACGTATCAGCTAGGGGTTCTGCACGCCAAAAATCATTATCTCCAGAATGAACCATTGGCCATGAAAGGTGCACTTAGCGACCAGATCATGAATAAACACGAGAAATTAGACATTCTGGCCAACAAGTTTTACTGCGAGCGAATCCTTAAAAAAAATGAGTTCGATGTGTTTCATCCCACCTATTATGACCCATACTTCCTCAACCTACTGAAAAAACCGCTGGTCATTACCATTCATGACCTGACCTATGAGCGCTTGCCTGAGTATTTCTGGGCGCAGGACCCACTCACCCAGCAAAAGCGACTCAATATTGAGCGGGCAGATGCCATCATCGCCATCTCAAACACAACCCGGAAAGATCTGCTCCATTTTTTTAATGTCGATCCAGCCAAAGTATTTACAATCTATCACGGTATTGAGCTGGATACACCTCTTCAATTCCAGCCGGTACCTCATCTGCCTGAACGCTATGTGTTGTTTGTTGGCGACCGAAGCGGCTACAAGAACTTTTATTTATTTATGAACGCCATCCAGCCGCTGATGCTGGATATGCCCGATTTGAATGTAGTACTGACTGGCGGAGGGAAAGTAGAAGTAGCAGATCAGGAATTCCTGATGCGGCTCGGCCTTACGGATCGGGTACGGCACATCAACGCCACCGACGAACAACTCAATTATCTGTATCAGAATACGCAACTGTTTGTCTATCCATCGCTGTACGAAGGCTTTGGTTTACCAATCCTGGAAGCCTTTAAAGCAAAGTGCCCTATCCTGCTAAGCGATACGGACTGTTTCCGTGAAGTAGCCGCTGATGCCGCCGTTTATTTTAAATCGACAGACCTGAACGATCTGACCAGCAAGCTTTCCAGCACATTGGCAGATAGTGCCTTACGTGCAAAGCTAGTTGAGCTAGGTTCGCAGCGACTGAAAAGCTTTCCATTGAAAAAGTCGATCGATAAAACACTGGACGTATATAGGTCTTTAGCCTGA
- a CDS encoding glycosyltransferase family 2 protein, with translation MNIVSIPAWISQFNFPYASYDAIPDSVFDKINRDLETLQHPDPLVSIVIPSWNEEVNVLKSIASLAKLKTTIPLEILVVNNNSTDQTQKTLDRLRVRTVFQPIQGWGPARQMGLEHAKGKYILTADSDCLYPPDWVDEIMAVLQQPGVVCVYGRYSFIPSPGFPRWKLSLLETMKDGIAEIRHLKRPHLNAYGMSLGYLREPALKIGYVMHKIRGEDGRMCFDLMKYGSIKQVKSDKSRVWTGTRTLEKDGSFSRTVWLKIGIELRRFGSLFVSQRPHDTKTSTNP, from the coding sequence ATGAATATCGTAAGTATACCCGCCTGGATAAGTCAATTTAATTTCCCCTATGCCTCGTACGATGCAATTCCGGATTCGGTATTTGACAAAATAAACCGTGATCTGGAAACGCTTCAGCATCCAGATCCACTCGTTAGCATTGTCATTCCATCCTGGAATGAGGAAGTGAATGTTCTCAAGAGTATTGCGTCTCTGGCAAAATTAAAGACAACGATACCCCTTGAAATTCTGGTAGTTAACAACAACTCGACCGATCAGACGCAGAAAACGCTGGACCGTCTTCGGGTTCGCACCGTCTTTCAGCCCATTCAGGGTTGGGGACCAGCCCGGCAAATGGGTCTGGAGCACGCCAAGGGTAAGTATATACTCACTGCCGACTCGGACTGCCTGTACCCACCCGACTGGGTCGATGAGATCATGGCCGTCTTGCAGCAGCCTGGGGTTGTTTGCGTGTATGGCCGTTATTCATTTATTCCATCTCCTGGATTTCCACGCTGGAAACTCTCACTTCTGGAAACAATGAAAGATGGCATTGCGGAAATTCGGCATTTAAAGCGTCCCCATTTGAATGCCTATGGAATGAGCCTGGGGTATTTACGCGAACCTGCCCTGAAAATAGGGTATGTGATGCATAAAATTCGGGGCGAAGACGGCCGTATGTGCTTCGATCTGATGAAGTATGGCAGTATCAAACAGGTAAAATCGGATAAATCCCGTGTGTGGACAGGCACCCGAACCCTTGAAAAAGATGGCAGTTTTTCACGAACGGTTTGGCTGAAAATCGGGATCGAATTACGGCGTTTCGGCAGCCTGTTCGTCTCGCAGCGCCCCCACGATACCAAGACATCAACGAATCCGTAG
- a CDS encoding glycosyltransferase has translation MTQTYDFPNVTLLITHYNRSHSLENLLTSFKRLNCCFGDIVVSDDGSKEPHVTHLTQLQKTFGFQLITTPVNRGLGNNINKGQDAVKTPYTLYIQEDFEPMPEFPDKLVDALAIMTQQPGFDIIRFYAYMRYPYMKQYDASFSEMFIPPWAINYKKLYFYSDHPHLRRSSFFAKFGRYVEDIHPDQTEYRMSISFIQKKGKGLFYNNFKQLFHQKNSQEEPSTIHRKRWTFSKNPFIATYRYLYRHLKFNYDIHFMRLDSNKAK, from the coding sequence ATGACACAGACCTACGACTTCCCCAATGTCACGCTGCTGATTACCCATTACAATCGTAGCCACTCATTGGAAAACCTATTAACTTCTTTCAAAAGGCTCAACTGTTGCTTTGGCGATATCGTTGTGTCGGATGATGGTAGTAAAGAACCGCACGTAACGCACCTAACCCAGCTTCAAAAAACCTTTGGTTTTCAACTCATTACAACGCCCGTAAACCGAGGATTAGGCAATAACATAAACAAAGGGCAAGACGCCGTTAAGACCCCGTACACGCTGTATATCCAGGAAGATTTTGAGCCTATGCCCGAATTCCCGGACAAGCTGGTCGACGCACTGGCCATTATGACCCAACAACCTGGCTTTGATATTATCCGGTTTTACGCCTACATGCGCTACCCATATATGAAACAGTATGACGCTTCGTTTTCGGAGATGTTCATTCCGCCCTGGGCAATCAATTACAAGAAACTCTACTTTTACAGCGACCACCCGCACCTGCGCAGAAGCTCTTTCTTTGCCAAATTCGGCCGGTATGTGGAAGATATCCATCCTGACCAGACCGAATACCGAATGAGTATTTCCTTTATTCAGAAAAAAGGGAAAGGGTTATTTTACAACAACTTCAAGCAACTATTTCACCAGAAAAATAGTCAGGAAGAGCCCAGCACCATCCATCGAAAGCGATGGACCTTTAGTAAAAATCCGTTTATAGCAACCTATCGTTACCTATACCGCCATTTGAAATTCAATTACGATATTCACTTCATGCGGCTCGACTCGAACAAAGCGAAGTGA
- a CDS encoding MOP flippase family protein — protein MSQKQQAISGGKWMSLSTALSTLLQFGQVAVLARLLEPSVFGIVSVSTLLIAFFSIFANLGFSNSIIYKQEEDQQVLSTIYLLNLALGLVVGVLVFFSWPLVVAYYKEPRLEPVIKLSSLYFVIVYVGQIYLFLLQKELQFRAVATIDMAGTLVGTFTTILLAYLGFAELALIYGQLAQQTLKSGLQLIYGGHLFSPVLKFDLALIKDHLRFGLYNVGDGIVGFIQANSDNILVGGMLGVKQLGYYTLASQLAVFPISKLSPIVLQVAYPILARLKGDTDELKKSYLSILDLLSYVNLPLLAGLFITADSVVPLFYGPGWEPTIQLIRIFVFVSIFTFLSNPLFTLAFSKGKPKLLFMLNVVTLFIKIPLVYVLAQYGGVVGIAVAFMLATLANLILNFRIVHTLIGSFLSEFAQSIAKPVLFCLLMVGAIAIYKSFTNSVSVVHTIVQIVLGGVIYIGLTLRYKFPLADLKALGKTV, from the coding sequence ATGAGTCAAAAGCAACAGGCAATTAGTGGTGGCAAGTGGATGAGCCTATCAACGGCTCTATCTACCCTGTTGCAGTTTGGGCAGGTAGCGGTACTGGCCCGCCTGCTTGAGCCGTCGGTGTTTGGTATTGTTAGCGTAAGCACACTTCTGATTGCCTTCTTCAGTATTTTCGCGAACCTGGGCTTTTCCAATTCCATCATTTACAAACAGGAAGAGGACCAACAGGTTCTCTCCACTATTTACTTACTGAACCTGGCACTGGGTTTAGTGGTGGGCGTGCTGGTTTTCTTTAGCTGGCCACTTGTTGTTGCCTATTATAAAGAACCCCGCCTGGAGCCAGTCATTAAATTATCGTCCCTGTATTTCGTCATTGTTTACGTCGGACAGATCTACCTGTTTCTGTTACAGAAAGAGCTACAGTTCAGGGCAGTAGCCACCATCGACATGGCGGGTACGCTCGTGGGTACCTTTACAACTATCCTGCTGGCTTATCTGGGTTTCGCCGAATTGGCTCTGATTTATGGCCAATTGGCGCAACAGACACTGAAATCGGGCCTTCAACTTATCTATGGTGGGCATTTATTTTCGCCCGTTTTAAAATTCGATCTGGCACTTATTAAAGATCATTTACGATTCGGTCTCTACAATGTAGGCGATGGAATTGTTGGGTTTATTCAAGCGAACTCCGATAATATTCTGGTTGGTGGCATGCTGGGTGTGAAACAGTTAGGCTATTACACCCTGGCTTCGCAGTTGGCAGTCTTCCCAATTTCCAAACTCAGCCCGATTGTACTACAAGTAGCCTACCCGATTCTGGCCCGCCTGAAAGGCGATACCGACGAACTCAAAAAATCGTATCTGTCTATTCTGGATTTACTTAGCTACGTCAACCTGCCTTTACTGGCTGGTTTATTTATCACTGCCGATAGCGTAGTACCGCTGTTTTATGGCCCAGGTTGGGAGCCTACGATTCAGCTCATCCGAATTTTTGTGTTCGTAAGCATTTTTACGTTCCTCAGCAATCCGTTGTTTACCCTGGCTTTTTCAAAGGGCAAACCCAAACTGCTGTTTATGCTCAATGTTGTTACACTGTTCATTAAAATACCGCTTGTTTATGTGCTTGCGCAGTACGGGGGTGTGGTCGGCATCGCGGTGGCGTTTATGCTGGCAACACTAGCCAATCTGATCCTGAATTTCCGAATTGTACATACGCTGATTGGCTCGTTCCTCAGCGAATTCGCACAATCCATTGCTAAGCCCGTCCTGTTCTGTCTGCTCATGGTCGGTGCCATTGCCATCTACAAATCGTTCACGAATTCGGTCAGCGTAGTGCATACGATTGTGCAGATTGTGCTGGGAGGAGTGATCTACATTGGCCTGACACTCCGGTATAAATTCCCGCTGGCAGACCTGAAAGCATTGGGAAAAACGGTATGA
- a CDS encoding glycosyltransferase family 2 protein, whose amino-acid sequence MLQSYHFPDVTLLITHYNRSHSLENSLLTFQRLNCHFGSIVVSDDGSKEVHLAHLTQLQHDFGFQLITTPKNRGLGNNINKGQDAVKTPYTLYVQEDFEPTAEFPDRLVESLTIIKEHPEFDIIRFYAYVRYPYLKPYNQGFSEMVIPPWATRYTKIYAYSDHPHLRHSSFLEKFGRYAEGLRPDKTEYWTCISFVQKKGKGLFYNDFKQLFHQKNSQSEPSTYKQEQWSVSKNSLLVFVRHIYRQVKYNYDIYFR is encoded by the coding sequence ATGCTACAGAGTTATCACTTTCCGGACGTCACACTGTTGATCACCCATTATAATCGAAGCCATTCGCTGGAAAATTCGCTACTAACTTTTCAGCGACTGAACTGTCATTTTGGTAGTATAGTGGTGTCGGACGATGGCAGTAAAGAAGTCCATTTAGCGCACTTGACTCAATTGCAGCATGATTTTGGCTTCCAGCTCATTACTACACCCAAAAATCGGGGTTTAGGTAATAACATCAACAAAGGCCAGGATGCCGTAAAAACGCCGTATACCCTCTATGTTCAGGAGGATTTTGAACCTACCGCCGAATTTCCTGATCGGCTGGTGGAGTCGCTGACTATTATTAAAGAGCATCCCGAGTTCGACATTATTCGCTTTTATGCCTATGTGCGCTATCCATATTTAAAGCCTTACAACCAAGGTTTTTCGGAGATGGTTATCCCTCCCTGGGCAACCAGGTACACCAAAATATACGCCTACAGTGATCATCCTCATCTGCGACACAGTTCATTTTTAGAGAAATTTGGCCGCTATGCAGAAGGGCTTCGGCCCGATAAGACAGAATACTGGACGTGTATTTCCTTTGTTCAGAAAAAAGGGAAGGGGCTATTTTATAACGACTTCAAACAACTATTTCACCAGAAAAATAGCCAGTCAGAGCCCAGTACGTACAAGCAGGAACAGTGGTCCGTTAGTAAAAACTCACTACTCGTTTTTGTTCGGCACATTTATCGACAGGTCAAGTACAATTACGATATCTATTTCAGATAG
- a CDS encoding acyltransferase: MRFRAVDTFRGLAAIMVILFHLQHLTVLSGIAFIMKSDIFVDFFFVLSGFVITYSNYDKITDMASIKPFAIKRFKRLYPLHLFTLLLVLAFELFRYGVDRYVVKLSNPIFYADKTFASFLANLTLTQSLNLFDRITWNGPSWSISVEFYTYLVWACCLVIFRKNLLIICSLSFGLIAWFIVSHHGNIIYNYDYGLVRCLYSFLIGMLTYRLSRRLPSVGNYWPATVSEALLLGLTMYFVNEFTHSQSWLMPFLFALVILVFSRETGAIAKVLAQDRFEFLGKLSYSYYLNHLIVLNVMDLLLFKIIKLPATAIGESVYILVCLACVHLLSVFTYRHVELILQTPSSKRSVKSAAEATAF; encoded by the coding sequence ATGAGATTCCGAGCGGTTGATACATTTAGAGGACTGGCTGCCATTATGGTTATCCTGTTCCATTTGCAGCACCTGACAGTCTTATCGGGCATCGCTTTCATTATGAAAAGCGACATCTTTGTCGATTTCTTTTTCGTGTTATCGGGTTTCGTAATCACCTATAGTAATTACGATAAGATTACGGATATGGCCAGTATCAAACCGTTTGCCATCAAACGATTCAAGCGTTTGTATCCGCTCCATCTGTTTACGCTGCTGTTAGTTCTTGCCTTTGAACTTTTTCGCTATGGGGTTGATCGCTATGTAGTTAAGCTCTCGAATCCGATTTTTTATGCGGACAAGACGTTCGCTTCATTCCTGGCTAATCTTACCCTAACCCAGTCGCTGAATTTGTTTGACCGTATTACCTGGAACGGACCTAGCTGGAGCATTAGTGTTGAATTTTACACCTATCTGGTCTGGGCATGCTGCCTGGTGATTTTCCGCAAGAATTTACTAATTATTTGTAGCCTCAGCTTCGGTTTGATTGCCTGGTTTATTGTAAGCCACCACGGCAACATCATCTACAACTACGACTATGGTCTTGTTCGATGCTTGTACAGTTTTCTCATTGGTATGCTCACGTACCGACTGAGTCGGCGGTTGCCTTCTGTGGGTAACTATTGGCCCGCTACTGTATCAGAAGCGCTGTTACTTGGGCTGACCATGTACTTTGTGAATGAGTTTACCCATTCGCAGAGTTGGCTAATGCCTTTTTTGTTTGCGCTGGTTATCCTGGTTTTTTCCCGGGAAACCGGAGCCATTGCGAAGGTACTGGCTCAGGATCGCTTTGAGTTTTTGGGTAAACTCTCGTACTCCTATTACCTCAATCACCTGATCGTACTGAATGTCATGGATCTGCTCCTCTTCAAGATAATTAAGCTGCCTGCAACAGCCATTGGCGAATCAGTGTATATCCTTGTTTGTCTGGCCTGTGTTCATCTGCTGTCGGTCTTTACCTACCGGCATGTTGAACTAATCCTCCAGACGCCTTCATCCAAACGATCGGTAAAGTCAGCCGCCGAAGCAACGGCTTTTTAA